One Hevea brasiliensis isolate MT/VB/25A 57/8 chromosome 6, ASM3005281v1, whole genome shotgun sequence genomic window, TTTAGCATGTTGTAGGGCTCACATCATATGGCGGAGGTGTAATTCCCTCATCTCTTGAAACAGGGTTAAATTTTAGTAGGGACATGGGGGGTGGGGTAACCATCAACAATGTGTGTTTGGAATTTTTTTTGATTTTGTGTTGTTAAATTTGCTTTTTATAGTGATTTCAGTTGTACATTGTTAATGATTGATTGATTTGAACATGCAATAATACTTTTGATTTTGCTGATGTTGATGTGAAGTTGTCCTACTTTGGTGGTGGTCATTCTACTTTTCTTACAATGTGTCTCATTGCACCTAGTTTTTTTTAGTGCTTCCATGAACTTGTAGGTGCCTAGATTCATTGCCTTGAATCTGCCCAAAGGGTTGTGAATATGAATCCTTTTTCCTTTGAACAAGGAACTAGTCTCCTGCTTAtagcacttttttttttttcttccttccaCTTTTATGGAAAAAATGTCATTGCTGAATAATCTTTGAGGATGAATGTAATGGACATTGTGAACATCAAAGGATGATGTAAATATTAGAATGATCTTGCCACATTCAGTGCTGGAGTGGTCATGAATAGATGTTCTGCTTCTTCTTTAGTTACAATGTTTTGTTACAATTTGTTTTTGTCATAAGAGTTTCCAGGATGTGACAAATATGTTCAAAAGGTATTATGATTCaaattttctttcccatgttggCTTAATTAAATTACCATTATTTTCtaataagtgtttcttattaaatcTCTAATCCACCTCTGATTCTTGGTCATAAAAGCTGCAACTAAATATGTGCATGCATTTGTTCAGATCACTACTGTAGATGAAGCAAAAAGATTCTACCCTTTGTTTGGACTTGGGGCAAACGTTGCCCTAGTTTTCTCTGGCCGAACAGTGAAGTATTTCTCTAATTTGAGAAAAAATTTGGGTCCCGGAGTCGATGGCTGGGCCATCTCCCTCAAAGGAATGATGAGCATTGTGGTGTTGATGGGACTTGCTATCTGTTTCCTTTACTGGTGGGTGAATAAGTTTGTTGCTCTCCCAACCCGCAGCAAGAAGAAGAAGGTAATCTTATGTGCAGTTACTATTTCATTTCCCCCTTTTTTTGTCACCAAaccacaacaacaacaacaattaaACCTTAATCTCAAACTAGTTAGAGTCGGCTATGTAGATCGTTTTTCTCTGTTTAACTATGTTTGGACCAATTCCACAtcaatatccaaaaattttatatcttttgATATCATCTACTCCACATTATTTTAGGTCTCCCCCTTTTCCTTATCACTCCTTCCATCACTAACTTATCACACTTTATGTTGgatatgaccaaaccaacttaatCGACCCTCCCTCATTTTATCCACAATGTGTGCTATGTGCACCCTTTGGTGGTTGTAGTTATTCATAATATTATTCATTATTATGTTGTGAAACATTTATTTTAACATCCACACTTCTGCCGCACTCATTGTATGTTGTACTGTAGATGCCTAAACCATATATATCCTTCGGCTACCTGTATCTGTTGATTTGAAGCTAAATCTTTCAATTAGCACATTTCCCTGCTCTGTTCAACATGCATGAACACACATGGACACACACAGAGGCACctatatatttaattatgttTTACATGGAACTGCTTACTAAGATACGTGATGAGTAAGATCATCATGTGACAATTGCTACTGATTATTAAGCTATTTGAACCTTTTTCATGCAATGCTGATTATGGTTCACTACTTCTTTGGCTTACCATTTCAGTATAGGTGAAAAGGCATCTTTCTTCTCCTAAAAttaccttttcttttttcttactGTCTTAATATTTAGTTAAGATGCTGAAATGGCTATTTTTATTAACATTAAGGGTACCTTGTGAATAGAAACTAAAAGGGCATGGAAATAATCCTGTATCATTTTACCAAAGGTATCTTGCCTGTGTCAATAAACGTGCTGCATCAGTTCAATAACTTAGAGAGGAATGTGCAAAAACGACTCTTTTATATTAGCAAAGACTGACTAATGAGATTCAATATATGTGCTTGGGTATTGGAGACTCTGTGGTAATTACATAATAAATCAAGATCTTCAATCAAATTGGTTTACCCTTACTGAAAAATCCTCTTGCAGGAAAAGCTAAAGATGGGTACAATGGAGAGCTTGAAATTCCTGGTTTCTTCGAAATACATTAGAGATCTCGCCACTTTGGTGGTTGCATATGGTATTAGCATCAATCTGGTTGAGGTTACCTGGAAATCTAAGCTCAAAGCACAGGTAAAGTGAATTTGGTTTATGTCTATATGTTCCCCATTAATAATTGATTCTCTCTTACGACTTATGCCATTCATTTTGCAGTTCCCCAGCCCAAATGAGTATTCTTCCTTTATGGGTGACTTTTCAACTGCCACTGGAATAGCAACATTCACTATGATGCTTCTTAGCCAATTTATATTTGACAAATATGGATGGGGAGTTGCAGCCAAAATCACACCCACAGTCCTACTTCTGACAGGAGTTGGTTTCTTCTCACTGATTTTATTTGGAGGTCCTCTTGCACCAGCTCTTGCACAGTTTGGGATGACTCCTCTTCTTGCTGCTGTATATGTGGGTGCCATGCAAAACATATTCAGCAAGAGTGCCAAGTACAGCTTGTTTGACCCATGTAAAGAGATGGCCTATATTCCCTTGGATGAGGAGACCAAGGTTTGTTTCCTTGCTATTGATGCTTTTGTAACTTAGTACAGCAAAGTTCAAGGAGTTGAGATCTTCAAAGTTTCATTTAGTTGACCAATTTTATATTGCTTTTGAAGTCTGCTGTTCACTCATCTTTTCTCCAATTAATGCTGTAGGTTAAAGGGAAGGCAGCCATTGATGTCGTATGCAATCCATTGGGCAAGTCTGGAGGAGCTTTGATTCAACAATTTATGATCTTGTCCTTTGGGTCACTTGCCAATTCAACTCCTTACCTTGGTGGAACCCTTCTGGTGATTGTGCTTGCATGGTTAGCTGCAGCCAGGTCTCTGGATACTCAGTTTACTGCTCTGCGTAGGGAAGAAGAGCTTGAGAAAGAGATGGAAAGAGCAGCTGTTAAGATACCAGTTGTGTCTCAAGAAGAAAGCGGAAATGGTTCTCGTCTGGGTGGTCCCTCGCTCAATCTGGCAGCAGGTGACTCGACCAGCAGTTCCTCTGAAACGACTCCCCGCAAGGTGTAAACTATTTCTTCCATCATTCAACCATGGCAGACTAGAAAAATAAGCGGAACAAATGAGAAGCTTCGTTAGGTGAATTGTCCATTGTAGGACGTTATTTATAGAATGGAATAATAGCTAGAAGGTGGTATGCATTCTACAGTTCTTTCTAAGTCCACTTTTTACCTGAATATGGGCTTACTGTCTGTTtgagttttatttttttagttcTTCTGCCTGTAAAACTAAATTGGATAGATAGTAATAGAAATCCCTTTTTAGTTTCCCATAATAATTCCAATTTCAAATTTAACGGATGGATtttgattcaattttgagcctaaTCTGCAGCAAGCCTAAAACAGTGAGTTGAAGAAAGGAGCAGGCCAGGGCCGGCAAGCGTTCACTTTTCAGATTAAGGAGGAGTTCTTTTTTGGGCTAGTATGAAGCCATGACCTCAAAAAAAGAACTTGGAAACCCAACTGG contains:
- the LOC110643948 gene encoding plastidic ATP/ADP-transporter, with the translated sequence MEAVLQTKGLLSLPPNPKIRASLYPSQGLKRRLFAAKPKTLSGLSLSSNGFPRFPSVVSKPNGFPTKDGNLHICRAEAAAAADGQPLFGEAEKPKLLGIELSTLKKIIPLGLMFFCILFNYTILRDTKDVLVVTAKGSSAEIIPFLKTWVNLPMAIGFMLLYTQLANVLSKQALFYTVIVPFIAFFGAFGFLLYPLSNHIHPQAFADKLLNVLGPRFLGPIAIMRIWTFCLFYVMAELWGSVVISVLFWGFANQITTVDEAKRFYPLFGLGANVALVFSGRTVKYFSNLRKNLGPGVDGWAISLKGMMSIVVLMGLAICFLYWWVNKFVALPTRSKKKKEKLKMGTMESLKFLVSSKYIRDLATLVVAYGISINLVEVTWKSKLKAQFPSPNEYSSFMGDFSTATGIATFTMMLLSQFIFDKYGWGVAAKITPTVLLLTGVGFFSLILFGGPLAPALAQFGMTPLLAAVYVGAMQNIFSKSAKYSLFDPCKEMAYIPLDEETKVKGKAAIDVVCNPLGKSGGALIQQFMILSFGSLANSTPYLGGTLLVIVLAWLAAARSLDTQFTALRREEELEKEMERAAVKIPVVSQEESGNGSRLGGPSLNLAAGDSTSSSSETTPRKV